The genomic segment CCAACGCACGGTCAATCAGCTCACCGGGGCTGCGATTCAGACAGATAGTGATAACCAGCTGGCTATTGTAAATCTACTCGACAGCAGTGAGGTATCGCTTCCACAAACGGTTACACAAGCACAGCAACTCGCACTGGAATTGCACGAGGATGCAATTGACGCCTTCTTGACTAACGATGCTGACCTCGCGCAACGGGTAATCGATCGAGACGACGATGTCGATCGTTTGTTCTCATTTGTTAAGCGTGGAATTAATCGCGGACTTGAGAACGTCCACGAGATCGACCGGCTCGGAACGGATCGCCTGTCCATGTTTCGTGATTACCGTATCGCCCAGCAGCTCAAACGGATCGCTGATCATGCTGAAGGGATCGCGAGGGAAACAACACGACAGTCAGGCTCGCCAGATCAGGCATTTACTGATCAACTCGAAACGATCGGAGCCGATGCACGGACTGTCATCGAACTGTCGGCGGCAGGTGAAATCGAATCAGCTCACGAAACACTATCTTCCGTTCGTGAGACGGTCGCCCAGACCGATCAAGAGTTGTATGACCGGAAAGAGCCTAATGTGTATCTGTATGGGAGGGTGTTACAGCGGGTACACCAGACTGCCGAAAATGGAATTAATATCACAGAAACGATAGCTGAATCCACATTTGAAAGCTAACGAGAGACGACACATATTGAGTCAATAGTCGCTCACTCGGTCCTGCTTACTCTGAACACCTGCGAAAGTCCGGCAACACAGCGGCGCTGCAAGTGCCGTGAGTAGCTCGGACCGTGGAGGTGGTGAGCGGTGGCGGTGACTTGATACATCAGCAAAAAAGAGAGCGACGACCGGCTATTCCCACCAGCGACCGCGTTCAAGGAAGTGGATAGTCGACCATCCGGTCACGGCCAGTGAGACACCTCCCTCGTACCAATTCCGCGCCGCTCCATGAATACAGATACGTTCGCCTTCTTCGAACCACGGCATATCTGATTTCTCCCAGATCGTTACGCAAGTCTGTCTGCTCTCGTCCTCACTAAACCCAACCTATGCGATACTCGGATGGGAGGAGTCTCACAGTGTTTTGACACGCCCATCGATGCTCACCTCTTTGCGATTGAACCCCTCGAGCTTTCCGATAGGGACTACCTGTCCAGGCGCCGTTTGTAACTCCTCGAGCACCCTCCATTGATCATCGGTAATACGAGTTGATTGGCCGGGGTGTGGGAGGTCGCTGAGCGCGGTGAGATCGCGCTCGACGACAATGTCCAACCAATCGTAGACGGTCTGTTCCAGGAACCTGAGCAGCTGCTCGATTTCTGCCGGCGGCTTCCCCTGCAAATACAGCTGGCGCTTGTGAATCGTTTGATCGCTTTTGGATCTGTTTCCGTGCGCAGTTGCGCCAGCAACTGGTCCTCATCTACTCCAGCCAACTTTCCGCCCCAATCAGTCATACCCTCTTAGGGAAGT from the Natronococcus sp. AD-5 genome contains:
- a CDS encoding PhoU domain-containing protein, translated to MSRNQLSNGSFDPVERKVQFAGNSTFVVSLPKEWALEQDIEPGMSMALYPHEDRLVAATEPVSTRDRNVTVDADAVTEETITWRIESAYMAGCDRITVTGLDNTDPRLRQEIQRTVNQLTGAAIQTDSDNQLAIVNLLDSSEVSLPQTVTQAQQLALELHEDAIDAFLTNDADLAQRVIDRDDDVDRLFSFVKRGINRGLENVHEIDRLGTDRLSMFRDYRIAQQLKRIADHAEGIARETTRQSGSPDQAFTDQLETIGADARTVIELSAAGEIESAHETLSSVRETVAQTDQELYDRKEPNVYLYGRVLQRVHQTAENGINITETIAESTFES